TGATCCCGAACGGAGATCCCCTCCTCTGGTTCGCGCGCCCCTGGGCGCTCGCGATCACGACCGCCTGCGGCGTGAGGGTGCGCGCGATCGGCCCGGAGAACCTGCGGCGCGCCGCGCCGTGCGTGATCCTGTGCAATCACGCCAGCAACGTAGACATCCTCGCGCTGCTCCTCGCCCTCCCGGGACAGTACCGCGTCCTCGCGAAGCGCGAGCTGTTCTGGATACCCGTATTCGGCTGGGCGATCTGGCTCGCGGGCTTCATCCCGGTGGATCGCGGGCGGCGCGAGCGAGCCCTCCTCAGCATCGAGCGCGCGGCGGAGAAGGTGCGGCGGGGGCGCTCGGTGCTGATCTTCGGCGAGGGAACGCGGAGCGACGACGGGACTCTCCAGCCGCTCAAGAAGGGCGGCTTCCACCTGGCCCTGCGGAGCGGCGCGCCCATCGTGCCCGTCAGCATCCGCGGGAGCCACGCGGTCCTTCCCAAGGGGGCCCTCCGGATCCGCCCCGGGCGCATCGACGTCGTGGTGGGAGATCCGATCGCGACGCGGGGCCGCTCGGCCGACGACCTCGAGGAGCTCGTGGCCGAGGTGCGCGCAGCGCTCGCCGCCGGTCTCGAAAGGCTCGAAACCTGAGCGCAGGATCGGCGTACGTGCGGGGGC
This sequence is a window from Acidobacteriota bacterium. Protein-coding genes within it:
- a CDS encoding 1-acyl-sn-glycerol-3-phosphate acyltransferase, with amino-acid sequence MLRIAFHAIVIAVSTAFFGVLAIVALILIPNGDPLLWFARPWALAITTACGVRVRAIGPENLRRAAPCVILCNHASNVDILALLLALPGQYRVLAKRELFWIPVFGWAIWLAGFIPVDRGRRERALLSIERAAEKVRRGRSVLIFGEGTRSDDGTLQPLKKGGFHLALRSGAPIVPVSIRGSHAVLPKGALRIRPGRIDVVVGDPIATRGRSADDLEELVAEVRAALAAGLERLET